In a single window of the Flavivirga spongiicola genome:
- a CDS encoding TlpA family protein disulfide reductase: protein MKKYVTLALALLVLWSCKKEEPVDYVLLSGNISNTKGGELNINSLNGYTKTINVKDTGAFSDTLYIEENGLYNLRFEQVRFTPYLSKGSNINLNVDATQSSSTLKMSGDHEELNNYFAYKSGREYDFMMDREASYNMDEATFETKIKDFQKDLEHHLELVKNIPEDIKTKEIRAINYGRLAKKGNYERMYGYLNKNRDFKASDAFKKELSEITFDNGEDYLYSSDYQQMVSQNIREKAYSYYQKDSLPYPEAQSKALIEVKSKIIKNAELYKNISMRLPMSKDKDKDLKEFLNASTNEKHIISVKELFESLKVLDRGQPSPKFENYENYAGGTTSLDDLKGKYVYIDVWATWCGPCKYEIPFLQKVEEQYHDKNIHFVSISTDQQKDKDKWKKMIADKALGGIQLITDNDFNTAFINAYKIRGIPQFILLDPDGNIVQANAPRPSDEKLIALFDELKI from the coding sequence ATGAAAAAATATGTAACACTTGCTCTAGCACTTTTAGTTCTTTGGTCTTGTAAAAAAGAAGAACCTGTCGACTATGTGCTTCTATCTGGAAACATTAGTAACACCAAAGGCGGTGAGCTAAATATAAATTCTTTAAACGGGTATACAAAAACGATCAATGTAAAAGATACGGGCGCTTTTTCAGATACATTGTATATAGAAGAAAATGGCTTGTATAATTTACGCTTCGAGCAGGTTAGATTTACTCCCTATTTATCTAAAGGCTCAAATATTAATTTAAATGTTGACGCTACACAGTCTTCAAGTACATTGAAAATGTCAGGAGACCATGAAGAATTGAATAATTATTTTGCATATAAATCAGGAAGAGAATATGATTTCATGATGGATAGAGAGGCAAGTTATAATATGGATGAAGCTACATTTGAAACCAAAATAAAAGATTTTCAAAAAGACTTAGAGCATCATTTAGAATTGGTAAAAAATATTCCTGAAGACATAAAAACTAAAGAAATACGCGCCATTAATTACGGAAGATTAGCTAAAAAAGGTAATTACGAAAGAATGTATGGTTATTTAAACAAAAACAGAGATTTCAAAGCCTCTGATGCTTTTAAAAAAGAATTATCTGAAATAACTTTTGATAATGGTGAAGATTACTTGTATTCATCAGATTATCAGCAAATGGTTAGTCAAAATATAAGAGAAAAAGCTTATAGTTATTATCAAAAAGACTCGTTGCCTTATCCCGAAGCTCAATCTAAAGCATTGATAGAAGTCAAAAGTAAAATCATTAAAAATGCAGAATTGTATAAAAATATTTCGATGAGATTGCCAATGTCTAAGGACAAAGACAAGGATTTAAAAGAATTCTTAAATGCATCTACTAACGAAAAACATATAATTAGTGTAAAAGAATTGTTTGAGTCACTAAAGGTATTGGATAGAGGTCAACCATCTCCTAAATTTGAAAATTATGAAAACTATGCAGGAGGCACCACATCGTTAGACGATTTAAAAGGGAAGTATGTTTATATAGATGTTTGGGCAACCTGGTGTGGACCTTGCAAATATGAAATTCCGTTTTTACAAAAAGTTGAAGAACAGTATCACGATAAAAATATTCATTTTGTTAGTATTTCAACAGATCAACAAAAGGATAAAGATAAATGGAAAAAAATGATAGCTGATAAAGCATTAGGAGGCATTCAACTAATAACAGATAACGATTTTAATACAGCATTTATAAACGCTTATAAAATTAGAGGAATTCCTCAATTCATTCTTTTAGATCCAGATGGAAACATTGTTCAGGCAAATGCACCAAGACCTTCTGATGAAAAACTTATTGCATTATTTGATGAATTAAAAATTTAA
- a CDS encoding M16 family metallopeptidase, producing the protein MKRILVHVLVSAFCFNASAQNLNLNDPLPIDQSIKKGVLPNGMTYYIHKTDVTKDVASYYIIQNVGSVLENDEQQGLAHFLEHMAFNGTENFAGKGILNTLQKHGLVFGRDINAYTSFDETVYNINNIPTTPELIDTGLLILHDWSNYLLLTEEEIDAERGVIKEEWRTRQNGGMRVLQKSLPTMFNNTIYAKRLPIGLMDIVDNFEYKALRNFYHDWYRTDLQAIAIVGDIDVDAMEQKIKKLFSKIPKVDHVKERFIVNIPDNDAMLYTIAMDEEVTTSQIGFGIRHPKSLTDETVADLKQSLLNNLVTSMLYARISEITQKPDAPFLAMQVDYSSHSRSTNAFNVRVYPKPNEQHKAFKAALEEVNRAVKFGFTTEEINRAMLQFKNYYKTQISKKDDKSHQAIVSTIQQNYLENAAMTDIAKNYALIETIFDALSSKEIHNRLKELYTAKNRFLTVTGVKGNNNLTKENALQIIKTVENDNTLIPYSDGFSGKTLISNLKIKEGKITKESNNKSLGSTTFVLSNGITVHYKFANKNKNDVKLNALSHGGTSLIEDKDLPSANLMGNLVGMSGLGDYSSTDLTKVLAGKTASTSISVSGLSESISGSSVTKDIETMLQMVHLRFVKPRFDNDAFKVLMGNIDNYIIRRSNDINQKISDSVTVALYGKNNPKVRLFTTDYANDISFEKIKEIYLDRFNNASDFEFFIIGDVQKETLKPLLEKYIASIPTNGTTETWKDNSVDWVSTSIDKDVYLKMEDPKSSVRIAYKNDFKYSLKNKLIAQTVGDILKLRFTETLREQEGGTYGASAYANISKKPTQEASINVTFDCNPDKVEQLVAIVHKELKKIANGDINQLDLDKTTTNYLKERKQQQDYNRYDMRLLINYFREGYNMNSPENFEAIVKAITVDDIKSFVSKVLLNAETYEIIIKPLK; encoded by the coding sequence ATGAAACGTATTTTAGTGCATGTATTAGTTAGTGCCTTTTGTTTTAATGCTTCAGCACAAAACTTAAATTTAAATGATCCGTTACCGATAGATCAAAGTATTAAAAAAGGTGTTTTGCCCAATGGCATGACTTATTACATTCACAAGACAGACGTTACAAAGGATGTAGCCAGTTATTATATTATTCAAAATGTTGGTTCTGTTCTAGAAAATGACGAACAACAAGGTCTGGCGCATTTCTTAGAGCATATGGCGTTTAATGGCACCGAAAATTTTGCTGGTAAAGGCATTTTAAACACATTGCAAAAGCATGGGCTCGTTTTTGGAAGAGATATTAATGCTTATACCTCTTTTGATGAAACCGTATATAACATAAATAATATTCCTACTACACCAGAATTAATAGACACAGGCTTATTAATATTACATGATTGGTCAAACTATTTATTATTGACCGAAGAAGAAATTGATGCTGAGAGAGGGGTTATTAAAGAAGAATGGCGTACAAGACAAAATGGAGGTATGAGAGTGCTTCAAAAGTCATTGCCTACCATGTTTAATAATACAATCTATGCCAAACGTTTGCCAATTGGCTTGATGGATATCGTTGATAATTTTGAATACAAAGCTTTACGCAATTTTTATCATGACTGGTATAGAACAGATTTGCAAGCTATTGCTATTGTAGGCGATATTGATGTGGATGCCATGGAACAAAAAATAAAAAAGCTGTTTTCAAAAATCCCTAAAGTGGACCATGTAAAAGAGCGTTTTATAGTAAATATTCCAGATAATGATGCCATGCTATATACCATAGCAATGGATGAAGAAGTGACGACCTCGCAAATAGGTTTTGGTATTAGACATCCTAAATCTTTAACAGATGAAACCGTTGCAGATTTAAAGCAATCTCTATTAAACAATCTGGTAACAAGTATGTTATATGCTAGAATAAGTGAGATTACTCAAAAACCAGATGCGCCATTTTTGGCAATGCAAGTTGATTACAGCAGTCATTCTAGATCAACAAATGCCTTCAATGTTAGGGTTTATCCAAAGCCAAATGAGCAACATAAAGCTTTCAAAGCCGCGTTAGAAGAAGTAAATCGTGCTGTAAAATTTGGATTTACTACCGAAGAGATAAACCGGGCTATGCTTCAGTTTAAAAACTATTACAAAACTCAAATAAGTAAAAAGGATGATAAATCTCATCAAGCCATCGTTTCAACAATACAACAAAACTATTTAGAGAATGCTGCTATGACAGATATCGCAAAAAACTATGCGCTCATAGAAACGATATTTGATGCTTTAAGCAGCAAAGAAATTCACAACAGACTTAAAGAATTATATACAGCAAAAAACAGATTTTTAACAGTAACAGGTGTTAAAGGAAATAATAATTTAACTAAGGAAAATGCTTTACAGATTATTAAAACTGTAGAAAACGATAACACACTTATTCCCTATTCAGATGGATTTTCTGGAAAAACACTTATTTCTAACCTAAAGATTAAAGAAGGAAAAATAACTAAAGAAAGTAACAATAAGTCTTTAGGCTCAACTACTTTTGTTTTAAGTAACGGCATTACAGTACATTATAAATTTGCTAATAAAAATAAAAATGATGTGAAATTAAACGCCTTAAGTCATGGTGGTACATCTTTAATAGAAGACAAAGATTTACCCTCAGCTAACCTTATGGGCAACTTAGTCGGCATGTCTGGTTTAGGAGATTATTCTTCAACAGATTTAACTAAAGTATTAGCAGGAAAAACAGCTTCAACAAGTATTAGTGTTTCAGGCTTATCAGAAAGTATTAGCGGTTCTTCAGTAACAAAAGACATTGAAACCATGTTACAAATGGTGCATTTACGTTTTGTAAAACCACGTTTTGACAATGATGCTTTTAAAGTACTTATGGGTAATATTGATAATTATATTATTAGAAGAAGTAATGATATAAATCAAAAAATTAGTGATAGTGTTACCGTTGCGCTTTACGGAAAAAATAATCCAAAAGTACGCTTATTTACGACAGATTATGCGAATGATATTTCTTTTGAAAAAATTAAGGAAATCTATTTAGATAGGTTTAATAATGCATCTGATTTCGAATTTTTTATAATAGGGGATGTTCAAAAAGAAACGCTTAAACCTTTATTAGAAAAGTATATTGCAAGTATTCCAACAAATGGTACCACTGAAACCTGGAAAGATAATTCGGTTGATTGGGTAAGTACATCTATTGATAAAGATGTATATTTAAAAATGGAAGACCCTAAAAGTTCTGTAAGAATAGCTTATAAGAATGATTTTAAATATAGTTTAAAGAATAAATTAATAGCACAAACAGTCGGCGATATTCTAAAATTAAGATTTACCGAAACCTTAAGAGAACAAGAAGGCGGAACCTATGGAGCAAGTGCTTATGCTAATATATCCAAAAAACCTACTCAAGAAGCCTCAATTAATGTTACTTTTGATTGTAATCCAGACAAAGTAGAACAATTAGTAGCTATAGTTCATAAAGAACTAAAGAAAATTGCAAATGGTGACATTAATCAGTTAGACTTAGATAAAACAACGACTAACTATTTAAAAGAGAGAAAGCAACAACAAGATTATAACAGATATGATATGCGCTTACTTATTAATTACTTTAGAGAAGGATATAATATGAACAGTCCAGAAAATTTTGAAGCTATTGTGAAAGCTATAACTGTTGATGACATAAAATCTTTTGTTAGCAAAGTGCTTTTAAATGCTGAAACATATGAAATAATAATTAAGCCTTTAAAGTAA
- a CDS encoding protein-disulfide reductase DsbD domain-containing protein, translating into MKKLLLIFAFAISATTFSQIHDPVKWSTSVEKISDTEYELLAIATISGAWHLYSQSVPENGPIPTSFTFEGNSNYLKKGNTKEEEGHTILDPVFEMQIKYFDKKASFKQRIKLKGKKEFNVNAVVEFMVCNDTQCLPPKEVDLVFEIK; encoded by the coding sequence ATGAAGAAACTACTTTTAATATTTGCCTTTGCTATTAGTGCCACTACATTTTCACAAATTCATGACCCCGTAAAATGGTCTACATCTGTAGAAAAAATATCAGATACGGAATATGAATTGCTTGCTATCGCCACAATAAGTGGAGCATGGCATTTATATTCTCAAAGTGTTCCTGAAAATGGTCCGATTCCAACAAGTTTCACTTTTGAAGGTAATTCCAATTATCTAAAAAAAGGAAATACTAAAGAAGAAGAAGGTCATACAATTCTTGATCCTGTTTTTGAAATGCAAATTAAATATTTTGATAAAAAAGCATCATTTAAACAACGTATAAAACTAAAAGGTAAAAAAGAGTTTAATGTCAATGCTGTAGTTGAATTCATGGTATGCAATGACACCCAATGTTTACCTCCAAAAGAAGTTGATTTAGTTTTTGAAATAAAATAA
- a CDS encoding protein-disulfide reductase DsbD family protein, which yields MKKTLLFIILLSSWFVNSQIHEPVKWSTSVEKLSETEYKLISKASIESGWHLYSQSVPEDGPIPTSFIYDDANGAFKIIGNTSEEEGHTVDDPVFNMKIKYFENSAVFEQKVEILGDKSTLNAFVEFMVCDDEKCLPPTEVDLKFIISDKKTVENKEVAENNTSEKDAPKEGESKKGLWAIFFIAFLSGFAALLTPCVFPMIPMTVSFFTKQSKNKAQGIRNAIIYGICIIVIYVLLGTAVTGIFGADALNALATNVWFNIIFFLLLVIFAVSFLGAFEIMLPNSWANKVDSQADRGGLIGIFFMALALAIVSFSCTGPIVGTLLVEAASKGGLAPIIGMLGFSLAIALPFALFAAFPGWLNSLPKSGGWLNTVKVVLGFLELALAFKFLSQADLVLQAHLLEREVFLAIWIAIFGALAFYLFGKIQLPHDSPLTHISVGRLSMGLIVLSFTIYMIPGLWGAPLNLISAFPPPQEYSESPYGVGFTKLGGGSASASHDDLPEGAHLLAPHDILAFNDYDKGLAYAKKIGKPVMIDFTGWACVNCRKMEQNVWPKPEVLQILKNDVVLISLYVDDKRKLEADEVTDSKLRPGKKLKYIGQKWSELQTIKYKANSQPFYVLMDHNEDNLIDPVAYTPDVEEYLSWLKNGISKF from the coding sequence ATGAAAAAAACGCTTTTATTTATTATTCTATTAAGTTCATGGTTTGTAAATAGCCAAATTCACGAACCGGTAAAGTGGTCAACATCTGTAGAGAAGCTTTCGGAAACTGAGTACAAATTAATTTCAAAAGCAAGCATTGAATCAGGTTGGCATTTATATTCACAATCGGTACCCGAAGACGGTCCCATTCCTACTAGCTTTATTTATGATGATGCCAATGGCGCATTTAAAATAATTGGCAATACCTCAGAAGAAGAAGGTCATACTGTTGACGATCCGGTTTTTAATATGAAAATTAAATACTTCGAAAACAGTGCCGTATTTGAGCAGAAAGTTGAAATTCTAGGCGATAAATCTACTTTGAATGCTTTTGTAGAGTTTATGGTTTGTGATGATGAGAAATGCTTACCACCAACAGAAGTTGATCTGAAGTTTATTATATCGGATAAGAAAACTGTAGAAAATAAGGAAGTTGCAGAAAACAATACATCAGAAAAAGATGCACCAAAAGAAGGAGAGTCCAAAAAAGGGTTATGGGCCATATTCTTTATAGCCTTTCTATCAGGATTTGCAGCATTGTTAACCCCTTGTGTATTTCCCATGATACCTATGACTGTAAGCTTCTTTACCAAGCAAAGTAAAAACAAAGCCCAAGGTATTAGAAATGCTATAATTTATGGTATTTGTATCATCGTAATATATGTATTATTAGGAACAGCGGTAACAGGGATATTTGGAGCCGACGCTCTAAATGCATTAGCCACAAATGTTTGGTTTAATATTATTTTCTTCTTGTTATTAGTCATATTTGCAGTCTCCTTTTTAGGGGCCTTTGAAATTATGTTGCCAAACTCTTGGGCAAACAAAGTAGATTCACAAGCAGATAGAGGCGGTCTTATTGGTATCTTTTTTATGGCCTTAGCCTTAGCGATAGTGTCTTTTTCCTGTACAGGACCTATTGTAGGAACCTTATTAGTAGAAGCTGCATCAAAAGGAGGATTAGCACCAATAATAGGTATGTTAGGGTTTTCATTAGCCATAGCATTACCATTTGCACTATTTGCAGCCTTCCCAGGATGGTTAAACTCTTTGCCAAAATCAGGAGGCTGGTTAAATACAGTAAAAGTAGTATTAGGATTTTTAGAATTAGCATTAGCCTTTAAATTCCTATCACAAGCTGATTTGGTATTACAAGCTCATTTGTTAGAACGTGAAGTATTTTTAGCCATATGGATTGCCATATTTGGAGCTTTAGCCTTTTATTTGTTTGGAAAAATACAATTGCCACATGATTCACCATTAACACATATTTCGGTAGGACGATTAAGCATGGGACTCATCGTATTGTCATTCACTATTTACATGATTCCAGGATTATGGGGTGCTCCATTAAACTTAATAAGTGCTTTTCCACCACCACAAGAATATAGCGAATCCCCTTATGGCGTAGGCTTCACTAAATTAGGAGGAGGATCAGCATCAGCATCCCATGATGATTTACCAGAAGGCGCCCATTTATTAGCCCCACATGATATACTAGCTTTTAACGATTACGATAAAGGGTTAGCTTATGCGAAAAAAATAGGCAAACCAGTTATGATAGATTTTACAGGATGGGCCTGTGTAAACTGTAGAAAAATGGAGCAGAACGTATGGCCAAAACCTGAGGTTTTACAAATACTAAAAAACGATGTTGTTTTAATTTCATTGTATGTGGACGACAAACGAAAGTTAGAAGCAGACGAGGTTACGGACTCAAAATTAAGACCAGGGAAGAAGCTAAAATATATTGGACAAAAATGGAGTGAACTGCAAACTATTAAATATAAAGCTAACTCTCAACCATTTTATGTTCTTATGGACCATAATGAAGATAATTTAATAGATCCTGTAGCCTATACACCAGATGTTGAAGAATACCTTTCATGGTTAAAAAATGGCATTTCAAAATTTTAA
- a CDS encoding TlpA family protein disulfide reductase yields the protein MKKIVYILSIALVFVSCKEEAPKDYVTLSGTITNQNSDSLIVAQRGIIKTIKVSPEGVFSDTLKVEAGHYILFDGKEQAKVYLKNGYDLKIKLDTKAFDETIKYEGNGAEANNYLAQKGLLNETLINFEELMASDKAGFDKSLNNATIELKALLDKTQGLDSTFIAGQEKEVEMTKKQLTMMYDQKQTLLALKGQESPKFVDYENYAGGTTSLDDLKGKFVYIDVWATWCGPCKAEIPYLKEVEKAYHDKNIEFVSISVDKAADQAKWKEMIAEKELGGIQLIADNNFKSGFVQDYKINGIPRFILIDPNGNIVSADAPRPSNEKLKDLFNELKI from the coding sequence ATGAAAAAAATAGTTTATATATTATCAATAGCTCTAGTATTTGTGTCTTGCAAAGAAGAAGCCCCTAAAGATTATGTGACCCTTTCGGGAACCATTACAAATCAAAATTCTGACTCTTTAATCGTAGCACAACGAGGCATTATCAAAACAATTAAAGTGAGTCCAGAAGGCGTTTTTTCAGATACGCTTAAAGTAGAAGCAGGTCACTATATTTTATTCGATGGCAAAGAACAAGCTAAAGTGTATTTAAAGAATGGTTACGATTTAAAAATTAAATTAGATACTAAAGCCTTTGATGAGACCATTAAATATGAAGGTAACGGCGCCGAGGCTAATAACTATTTGGCTCAAAAAGGTTTGCTAAATGAGACATTAATCAACTTTGAAGAATTGATGGCTTCGGATAAAGCTGGCTTTGATAAAAGTTTGAATAATGCAACTATTGAACTTAAAGCTTTATTGGATAAAACTCAAGGCTTAGATTCTACATTTATTGCCGGACAAGAAAAGGAAGTTGAAATGACTAAAAAGCAGCTAACTATGATGTATGATCAAAAGCAAACATTGTTGGCACTAAAAGGTCAAGAATCGCCAAAATTTGTTGATTATGAAAATTATGCAGGGGGAACAACATCCTTAGACGATTTAAAAGGCAAGTTTGTATACATTGATGTATGGGCTACATGGTGTGGTCCTTGTAAAGCAGAAATTCCTTATTTAAAAGAAGTAGAAAAAGCTTACCATGATAAAAATATAGAGTTTGTTAGTATCTCAGTAGATAAAGCAGCAGATCAAGCGAAGTGGAAAGAAATGATTGCTGAAAAAGAATTAGGAGGTATTCAATTAATTGCAGATAATAATTTTAAATCTGGTTTTGTACAAGATTATAAAATCAACGGTATTCCAAGGTTTATACTTATAGATCCTAACGGAAATATAGTTTCTGCAGATGCTCCTAGACCATCTAACGAGAAATTAAAAGATTTATTTAACGAGTTAAAAATTTAA
- a CDS encoding aminotransferase class V-fold PLP-dependent enzyme: MSNLEAYFKPFRDEIVGIDQTFESPYGKQKIIYADWTASGRLYKSIEEKLLNDIGPYVANTHTETSITGSAMTLAYHEARNIIKGHVNASNEDVLITVGTGMTGAINKFQRILGLKVNESLKEHTQVPEALRPIIFVSHMEHHSNQTSWLETIAKVEVIPSNEAGLPCAKNLEKLIAKYRDCPIKIAAITGCSNVTGIRTNYHEVAKIMHQNNGLCFVDFACSAPYIDIDMHPEDKEAYLDAITFSPHKFLGGPGASGVLIFNKKLYKNLVPDNPGGGTVSYTNPWGDHDYIDDIETREDGGTPGFLQAIKIALSIQLKEKMGVQNILDREHELNAIIFEKLRAIENLTILAPEHTDRLGVFSFYIEDAHYNLIVKLLNDRFGVQTRGGCSCAGTYGHYLLNVDEPTSKSIEQKILEGCLIERPGWVRMSIHPTMTNADIHFICDAIKEVAENYENWGKDYEYNAVKNEFIHKGNHNIEKQITQEWFNL; encoded by the coding sequence ATGTCTAACCTTGAAGCTTATTTTAAACCCTTTAGGGATGAGATTGTCGGTATAGATCAAACCTTCGAGTCACCTTATGGTAAACAGAAGATTATTTATGCGGATTGGACCGCCAGTGGCAGGTTATATAAATCTATAGAAGAGAAGTTATTAAATGATATAGGTCCTTATGTAGCCAATACACATACCGAAACTTCCATAACAGGTTCGGCCATGACATTGGCCTATCACGAGGCCAGAAACATCATTAAAGGGCATGTAAATGCTTCCAACGAGGATGTCCTCATAACTGTCGGAACAGGTATGACGGGTGCCATTAACAAGTTTCAACGTATTTTGGGTTTAAAGGTTAACGAGAGCTTAAAAGAACATACACAGGTTCCGGAAGCTTTAAGACCTATCATTTTTGTATCCCATATGGAACATCATTCCAATCAAACGTCCTGGTTGGAAACCATTGCCAAGGTTGAAGTCATTCCTTCAAATGAAGCAGGCCTGCCATGTGCCAAAAACTTAGAAAAACTCATTGCAAAGTATAGGGACTGCCCCATAAAAATAGCAGCCATTACGGGGTGTTCTAACGTAACAGGCATTAGAACCAATTACCATGAAGTAGCAAAAATCATGCACCAGAACAATGGACTGTGTTTTGTGGATTTTGCATGTTCGGCACCATACATAGACATAGATATGCATCCGGAAGACAAAGAAGCGTATTTGGATGCCATTACTTTTTCTCCACACAAATTCTTAGGAGGGCCAGGGGCCTCGGGCGTGCTGATCTTTAATAAAAAATTATATAAGAACCTGGTACCGGACAATCCGGGAGGCGGCACAGTATCCTATACAAACCCCTGGGGGGATCACGATTATATAGACGACATAGAAACCAGAGAAGATGGTGGAACGCCAGGGTTTTTACAGGCTATAAAAATTGCGCTATCCATTCAACTTAAGGAGAAGATGGGGGTGCAGAATATCTTGGACAGAGAACATGAGCTAAATGCCATCATTTTTGAAAAACTCAGAGCTATAGAAAATTTAACCATATTGGCCCCCGAGCATACCGATAGGCTGGGCGTATTCTCGTTTTATATTGAAGATGCTCATTATAATTTAATAGTCAAGCTTTTAAACGACCGTTTTGGGGTACAGACCAGAGGAGGCTGTTCTTGTGCAGGAACTTATGGCCATTATCTATTAAATGTGGACGAGCCGACCTCTAAATCTATTGAACAAAAGATATTAGAAGGTTGCTTGATAGAGCGTCCGGGCTGGGTAAGAATGTCCATCCATCCTACTATGACCAATGCCGATATTCACTTTATCTGTGATGCTATAAAAGAAGTGGCAGAGAATTATGAGAACTGGGGAAAAGATTATGAATACAACGCTGTGAAAAATGAGTTTATTCATAAAGGAAATCATAATATTGAAAAGCAGATAACACAGGAGTGGTTTAATTTATAA
- a CDS encoding protein-disulfide reductase DsbD domain-containing protein — protein sequence MIKGIVKIMMAVLILLYLSTTVVAQSSDRSVTYSVEAPKEVAVGQNIDISVTFNMKTGWHIYAPNRANEAKGYIVSTIGFKAPEGMTADEIQIPTPSNSITGQVYKGSGVVMKQSLMSTKGLTPGKHKIKGTVTYQACNIDYCEPPQSFPVILRINVVEKHVEK from the coding sequence ATGATTAAAGGTATTGTAAAAATAATGATGGCGGTACTTATACTGCTTTATTTATCGACTACGGTTGTGGCTCAAAGTAGTGATAGATCTGTGACTTATAGTGTCGAGGCTCCTAAGGAGGTTGCAGTTGGTCAAAACATAGATATAAGTGTCACCTTTAACATGAAAACAGGCTGGCATATTTATGCCCCTAATAGAGCTAATGAAGCCAAAGGCTATATAGTTAGCACTATTGGGTTTAAAGCACCCGAAGGCATGACAGCTGATGAAATACAAATCCCAACTCCAAGTAACAGCATTACTGGTCAAGTATATAAGGGGAGTGGAGTCGTGATGAAGCAAAGTTTAATGTCTACTAAAGGGCTTACTCCAGGCAAACATAAAATTAAAGGAACTGTGACCTATCAGGCTTGTAACATTGATTATTGTGAACCACCACAAAGTTTTCCAGTTATTCTGAGAATAAATGTTGTAGAGAAACATGTAGAGAAATAA
- a CDS encoding FG-GAP repeat domain-containing protein: MAHAAPFLADLNGDGKRDLIVGSYDGKFRFYQNHGTNSDPKYDGNAVLLSAGDKDAMVPNWCCVAAGPQLLDVDDDGILDLASGSYGGLAYWFKGLGGTRFSDRQTLVDQAGIPLIGRSEFIDTLYSSNNLGSNVAWTDWNDDDVPDLIIGSGIGKNSGELFLRLGTNMPSIGSVTAGSAIPSQPSFLTKNYYPDTYEIKVAGERAIQESHAAPAVADWDGDGLQDILLGTITGRVYLLRNSGEEGAPVFNSREVLLEAGAVEQWMPEDSSPQHGARSQVHVADYNMDGKMDLLVGTWFNRSTPRKDLSKKEQKRVTALRQQMADLDKEIGLEPGIYRYKSGVFGRGDKSKQYNELRKELEPFLETVTETYYGREQTSSSFMHSHIMVYIQK; the protein is encoded by the coding sequence ATGGCCCATGCAGCACCATTTCTGGCTGATTTGAATGGTGATGGTAAAAGGGATTTGATTGTTGGATCTTATGATGGGAAATTTCGTTTCTATCAAAACCATGGCACGAATTCAGATCCAAAGTATGATGGTAACGCAGTGTTACTCTCTGCTGGCGACAAGGACGCCATGGTACCAAACTGGTGTTGTGTAGCGGCAGGGCCACAACTCTTAGATGTAGATGATGATGGTATATTGGATCTGGCTTCCGGAAGTTACGGTGGACTTGCCTATTGGTTTAAGGGCTTAGGCGGTACGCGTTTCTCAGATCGGCAGACGCTTGTAGATCAAGCTGGAATTCCATTAATTGGAAGAAGTGAATTTATTGATACCCTTTATTCCTCTAATAACCTTGGATCGAATGTCGCATGGACAGACTGGAATGATGATGATGTACCTGATTTGATTATTGGTAGTGGTATTGGCAAAAACAGTGGTGAACTATTTTTACGCTTAGGAACTAATATGCCATCTATTGGGTCGGTAACTGCAGGTAGCGCCATCCCATCACAGCCTTCCTTTTTAACGAAGAATTACTACCCAGATACCTACGAAATTAAAGTAGCTGGTGAACGTGCCATTCAGGAATCCCATGCGGCACCAGCAGTGGCAGACTGGGATGGTGACGGTTTGCAAGATATTTTATTGGGCACTATTACTGGTCGCGTTTATTTGCTTCGCAATAGTGGCGAAGAAGGTGCTCCAGTGTTTAACTCTCGTGAAGTGCTGTTAGAAGCAGGAGCGGTGGAGCAATGGATGCCAGAAGACAGCTCACCACAACACGGGGCTCGTAGCCAAGTTCATGTGGCCGATTATAATATGGATGGTAAAATGGATCTATTGGTAGGCACTTGGTTCAATAGAAGTACACCACGAAAAGATTTAAGTAAAAAGGAGCAAAAACGAGTAACAGCACTGAGACAACAAATGGCAGATCTAGATAAAGAGATTGGTTTAGAGCCTGGTATTTATCGTTATAAATCGGGAGTATTCGGTAGAGGCGATAAAAGCAAGCAGTACAATGAGCTGAGAAAAGAATTAGAACCGTTTTTAGAAACAGTAACTGAAACTTATTATGGTCGCGAACAAACGAGTAGTAGTTTTATGCATAGCCATATCATGGTATATATACAAAAATAA